In a single window of the Bacteroides acidifaciens genome:
- a CDS encoding RNA polymerase sigma factor: MKSLSFKKDLVGVQDELLRFAYKLTTDREEANDLLQETSLKALDNEDKYTPDTNFKGWMYTIMRNIFINNYRKVVRDQTFVDQTDNLYHINLPQDSAYESTERAYDLKEMRRVVNALPKEYRVPFAMHVAGFKYREIADKLNLPLGTVKSRIFFTRQKLQEELKDFR; this comes from the coding sequence ATGAAAAGTTTAAGCTTCAAAAAAGACCTGGTGGGAGTACAGGACGAATTACTCCGTTTCGCATACAAACTGACGACCGATCGTGAAGAAGCAAACGATTTGTTACAGGAAACTTCATTAAAGGCATTGGATAACGAAGATAAATATACCCCTGACACAAATTTCAAAGGATGGATGTATACGATAATGCGGAACATCTTTATTAATAATTATCGCAAGGTTGTACGCGATCAGACATTTGTTGATCAGACCGATAATCTTTATCATATCAACCTGCCGCAGGATTCCGCATATGAGAGTACAGAAAGAGCTTATGACTTAAAGGAGATGCGCCGCGTAGTCAACGCTTTGCCTAAAGAATATAGGGTGCCGTTTGCTATGCATGTAGCCGGATTCAAATATCGTGAGATTGCAGATAAACTGAATCTTCCATTGGGTACAGTAAAGAGCCGTATTTTCTTTACTCGCCAGAAATTACAGGAAGAGTTGAAAGACTTCCGCTAA
- a CDS encoding SWIM zinc finger family protein → MADTISYQYAAPSALQRTADQDELFLAKYSEIEKKDAPCFFWGKLTQPYMTARCLIALSNVVQSSFNLAPAQLSMLKDPIVTAGNDRLRFEGFSNCAGVYARVDVLPDGHDGEFLENGTTNVDFNTGMISALGSIGRQEKVVMSVGPKEVGLYNKGEKVIERKVPLPVKWIKGLTTVQIYQSAAERLYSFNRIQTLQLFQTLPKSTIKCDYYLVVRGQKPAFSPVKSLNSVCIGGLHRLRLLEPLLPFADELRVFVHPTMQSTTWQLYFGPVRFSLSLSRECWRGFSGERAALDALLEDIPERWIEAMDKYSYANQQFNPTLFAIEEHIDLDRVDSLSVRLAAMGLLGFDLDENSFFYRRLPFKTERIMSLNPRMVAAEKLLEEEKVEIISNDGNRVEARVAGSGGVRHTVILDRENEKERCTCTWFSSNQGERGACKHILAVKKLIQ, encoded by the coding sequence ATGGCTGATACAATCTCTTATCAATATGCCGCTCCTTCCGCATTGCAACGCACTGCCGACCAGGACGAATTATTCCTTGCCAAATACAGCGAAATTGAGAAGAAAGACGCCCCCTGTTTCTTTTGGGGGAAGTTGACACAACCTTATATGACAGCACGTTGCCTCATCGCTTTGTCCAACGTTGTACAGTCTAGTTTCAACCTGGCACCGGCACAGCTTTCGATGCTGAAAGACCCGATTGTGACGGCAGGCAACGACCGTCTGCGTTTTGAAGGCTTTTCCAACTGCGCAGGCGTATATGCCAGAGTTGATGTGCTCCCCGACGGACACGACGGGGAATTTCTGGAAAACGGAACCACCAATGTAGACTTCAATACAGGGATGATTTCTGCCTTAGGCAGTATCGGCAGGCAAGAGAAAGTCGTGATGTCCGTAGGACCTAAAGAAGTGGGGCTCTATAATAAAGGTGAGAAAGTGATAGAACGCAAAGTCCCTCTCCCCGTAAAATGGATAAAGGGACTGACTACGGTACAAATCTATCAGTCAGCAGCCGAACGGCTCTATTCCTTCAATCGCATACAGACTTTACAACTCTTTCAGACTCTCCCGAAAAGCACCATAAAATGCGACTATTATTTAGTGGTCCGTGGTCAAAAACCCGCCTTTTCACCGGTGAAAAGTCTGAATTCCGTATGTATCGGCGGGCTTCATCGTTTGCGGTTACTCGAGCCTTTGCTCCCGTTTGCCGACGAGTTGAGAGTCTTTGTCCACCCCACCATGCAATCGACCACCTGGCAACTCTATTTCGGCCCGGTTCGTTTCAGCCTTTCTCTCTCGCGGGAATGCTGGCGCGGTTTCTCCGGAGAAAGAGCGGCTTTGGATGCCCTGCTCGAAGATATACCGGAAAGATGGATAGAAGCTATGGATAAGTACAGCTATGCCAACCAACAGTTCAACCCCACCCTCTTTGCTATTGAGGAACATATCGACCTGGATAGAGTAGATTCCCTTTCGGTACGACTGGCGGCTATGGGACTGTTGGGATTCGATTTGGATGAAAACAGCTTCTTTTATCGTCGTCTGCCTTTCAAGACCGAACGGATTATGAGTCTCAATCCTCGAATGGTAGCTGCTGAGAAACTTCTGGAAGAAGAGAAAGTCGAAATTATATCGAATGACGGAAACCGGGTGGAAGCGCGTGTCGCAGGCAGCGGCGGAGTAAGGCATACCGTCATTTTAGACAGAGAGAACGAGAAAGAACGTTGCACCTGCACCTGGTTCAGCAGTAATCAGGGAGAACGGGGAGCTTGCAAACATATTTTAGCAGTAAAGAAATTAATACAATGA
- a CDS encoding DUF6493 family protein — MKELKHELEKLSKAYKDTPEKEEKVLIPFIKKLLELPMKERRKLLPVIRDLQWIKSKFPGFSSSETFCSHDRARFLAAPVTGLKQLLELHLELLSNNHSKVTDGQLRQRLQEWTASSNLKKVITSLNNL; from the coding sequence ATGAAAGAATTAAAACACGAATTGGAGAAGCTGTCCAAGGCTTACAAAGACACTCCGGAGAAAGAAGAAAAGGTATTGATTCCTTTTATCAAGAAATTATTGGAACTCCCGATGAAGGAGCGGCGCAAGTTACTACCCGTCATACGGGATTTGCAATGGATAAAAAGTAAGTTTCCAGGTTTCAGCAGCAGTGAGACATTTTGCAGCCATGACAGGGCGCGTTTCCTGGCGGCACCCGTCACCGGACTCAAACAGCTACTCGAACTCCACCTCGAACTGTTGTCCAACAACCACAGTAAAGTTACGGACGGACAACTCCGCCAACGCCTGCAGGAGTGGACGGCAAGCAGCAACCTGAAGAAAGTGATAACCTCACTGAACAACCTCTAA
- a CDS encoding DUF6493 family protein, with product MTIEERLNEIVEKQQGDAIIPFLQGLTPEERKSLVPCLNKQEEHYNKFVQLKPNTYGTRATPEQHRILNLTALVIYSQKEYSKYYWSINVERLNELISWHIPSWLNTFFKESEGKDSRGFYNMDYEILMDWLEQGVLKVSPTPQTIAGYLVNYINNTSILRKREITLKEHIWYLFEYDCGQNWMDSRNGGSPYYPYRYLIENGLLNRMRVLKESLLAVNRNMNKNLCSWFAGMFEALAPSVEEQLELQPELFAVLSCPHSRPTNIILKLLKNLCSHPQFPTEEFLNQTSVLFASDVKAVHQNTLAILNKLAKERKEYRDAICCAAAQGLMSREESIQSKIVKLVQTYGDTESATLKEALSVYVDTMLTSIKQELKPYLEGSSSDITPANPTASNASFISESYEPVPPIISEENRIPEITSTEDLIFLASQVLEVNEVYHFEQFISSLIQWDDQLEAGQVPQWTPIFQRAYKLILSGGNSRTGILDDMMATFLVDYSKLLTRRFPEEGKELKVLHEKMVQKDEVQRGHWGFCNLQSLTIRQKRNKQIEHRVHRQLLCHTLDMLESNKPRLPLLSTPTHIPMFIDPAILIQRLKQYQQADVEPNSQDMQIALSRTVLDETTAQLLSTITQELEGEYRNLLLFLFGEKESAPQSPFTHPAWWMTAGLIKSPETVYPEFKDFPYNESPREFLTGNFAWKTYLESHSYIDYTKKVVEWTSSTISIHLPEGQNVRIINKGKYNERAEYHPRTPHPLLVEIYYPQGEYFDEISKDLPRLLWLAPNTPEPLLAWCICQAIYDPMLNEVREVNVTRTTIETFHQFRHTWHEISYLLEASCMLVADKTSRAYAAEIWIERANQGCIDSSRIGRILGSHQNTGWGPLKRLTDLIQQQMMNVSPLHNRELEKLLVALLAELPEKPIKDLKKLLEIYAELLSINNSKAEDERVLHLLDVWKGVANLKKAVANIRR from the coding sequence ATGACCATAGAAGAACGCCTCAACGAAATAGTAGAAAAACAACAAGGTGATGCCATCATCCCCTTTCTACAAGGACTGACTCCGGAAGAACGCAAAAGCCTTGTCCCCTGCCTCAACAAACAGGAAGAACATTATAATAAGTTCGTCCAGCTAAAGCCAAACACATACGGTACACGCGCCACTCCCGAACAACATCGTATCCTCAACCTCACTGCCCTTGTCATCTATTCTCAGAAAGAATATAGTAAATACTATTGGAGTATAAATGTCGAACGGCTGAATGAATTGATTTCGTGGCACATCCCTTCTTGGCTGAATACCTTCTTCAAAGAAAGTGAAGGAAAAGATTCCCGCGGCTTCTATAATATGGATTATGAGATACTAATGGACTGGTTGGAGCAAGGAGTCCTCAAAGTCTCTCCCACTCCGCAGACCATAGCAGGCTATCTGGTGAACTATATCAACAACACCAGCATATTGCGAAAACGGGAAATTACACTGAAAGAGCACATTTGGTACCTCTTTGAATACGACTGCGGACAAAACTGGATGGATAGCCGAAATGGCGGTTCTCCCTACTATCCCTACAGATACCTCATCGAAAATGGACTGCTGAACCGTATGCGCGTACTGAAAGAATCCCTGCTTGCCGTCAACCGGAACATGAATAAAAACCTGTGCAGTTGGTTTGCCGGCATGTTCGAAGCACTCGCCCCCAGCGTAGAGGAACAATTGGAGTTACAACCCGAACTATTTGCCGTCCTGTCGTGCCCCCACAGCCGTCCGACAAATATCATACTCAAATTGCTGAAGAACCTGTGCAGTCACCCCCAATTCCCGACAGAAGAATTTCTGAACCAGACTTCCGTCCTGTTTGCTTCGGACGTAAAGGCAGTCCATCAAAATACGCTGGCCATCCTCAACAAGCTGGCGAAAGAAAGAAAAGAATACCGCGACGCCATCTGCTGCGCCGCCGCACAAGGGCTAATGAGCCGTGAAGAATCTATCCAAAGTAAAATAGTAAAACTGGTTCAGACCTACGGAGACACGGAATCGGCAACATTGAAAGAAGCCCTTTCCGTTTATGTAGATACTATGTTGACCAGCATCAAACAAGAATTGAAACCTTATCTGGAAGGCAGCTCCTCCGACATCACCCCGGCAAACCCGACAGCCAGCAACGCTTCCTTTATCAGTGAATCCTATGAGCCCGTCCCACCCATCATCAGCGAAGAGAACCGGATACCGGAAATCACCTCTACCGAAGACCTGATATTTTTAGCCAGCCAAGTGTTGGAAGTAAACGAAGTGTATCACTTCGAACAATTTATCAGTTCGCTGATACAATGGGACGACCAACTGGAAGCCGGGCAAGTCCCCCAATGGACGCCCATTTTTCAACGTGCCTATAAACTAATTCTAAGCGGTGGAAATTCCCGCACCGGTATATTGGACGATATGATGGCAACCTTCCTTGTCGACTATTCAAAGCTACTAACCAGACGCTTCCCTGAAGAAGGGAAAGAGCTGAAAGTCCTGCACGAGAAAATGGTGCAGAAAGATGAAGTACAACGAGGACATTGGGGATTCTGCAATTTACAATCGCTTACCATCCGCCAAAAAAGAAATAAACAAATAGAGCACCGCGTACACAGGCAATTACTATGTCATACCTTAGATATGCTTGAAAGCAACAAACCCCGCCTGCCGTTGCTTTCCACGCCTACGCATATACCCATGTTTATCGACCCGGCAATCCTCATACAAAGATTGAAGCAATATCAACAGGCAGATGTTGAGCCTAATAGTCAGGATATGCAAATAGCACTGTCGCGTACGGTACTGGATGAAACCACCGCTCAACTACTCTCCACCATCACTCAGGAACTGGAAGGAGAATACCGGAATCTGCTTCTCTTCCTGTTCGGAGAGAAAGAGTCTGCGCCCCAATCCCCCTTCACGCATCCGGCATGGTGGATGACAGCAGGACTTATCAAATCACCGGAAACGGTCTATCCCGAATTTAAGGACTTCCCCTACAACGAAAGTCCGCGTGAATTTCTGACCGGAAACTTCGCATGGAAAACGTATCTGGAATCTCATTCATATATAGATTACACTAAGAAAGTGGTAGAATGGACTTCCTCTACAATCAGCATTCATCTTCCGGAAGGACAGAACGTTCGAATCATCAATAAAGGGAAATATAACGAGAGAGCAGAGTATCACCCGCGCACTCCACATCCGTTACTGGTAGAAATATATTATCCTCAGGGAGAGTATTTCGACGAAATATCAAAAGATTTACCGCGTCTGTTATGGCTGGCACCCAATACGCCGGAGCCATTATTGGCATGGTGCATCTGCCAAGCGATATACGACCCGATGTTAAATGAAGTAAGAGAGGTCAACGTGACCCGGACTACGATAGAGACATTCCATCAGTTCAGACACACATGGCATGAGATTTCTTATCTTCTGGAAGCCAGTTGTATGTTAGTAGCCGACAAGACCAGCCGTGCCTATGCTGCCGAAATATGGATAGAACGTGCCAACCAAGGATGCATAGACAGCTCACGCATAGGCAGGATTCTAGGCTCGCACCAAAACACAGGATGGGGACCGCTGAAAAGACTAACCGACCTGATACAGCAACAGATGATGAACGTCAGTCCGCTGCACAACCGGGAATTGGAGAAACTGCTTGTCGCACTACTCGCCGAACTTCCCGAAAAACCAATCAAGGACTTAAAGAAGCTATTGGAAATCTATGCGGAACTGCTATCAATCAATAACAGCAAAGCCGAAGATGAGCGTGTCCTGCACCTGTTGGATGTATGGAAAGGCGTAGCCAATCTGAAGAAAGCAGTAGCTAATATCCGGCGATAA
- a CDS encoding M15 family metallopeptidase, with translation MRFLKYSLPILCLLLAECTSVSGHKEKGSPAIAEYEHPSDDIQLRKECPPAPQPAKSAMALYMDSLGLVNVAELDSSLVVKLMYTQADNFTGEVLYDNLSEAYLHPDAAYALVKAQRALKELHPSYSLLIYDAARPMSIQKKMWNVVKGTSKYKYVSNPNRGGGLHNYGLAVDISIQDSLGQPLPMGTKVDHLGVEAHITQENELVRNGKMSEAERQNRILLRKVMKEAGFRALPSEWWHFNFCSRDVARQKYKVIP, from the coding sequence ATGAGATTTCTAAAATACAGTTTGCCCATTCTCTGCCTGCTACTGGCAGAATGTACTTCCGTCTCCGGTCACAAGGAAAAGGGAAGCCCCGCCATAGCGGAATATGAGCATCCATCGGATGACATACAACTCCGGAAAGAATGTCCTCCTGCTCCGCAACCGGCGAAAAGCGCAATGGCTCTCTATATGGACTCTTTAGGACTGGTGAACGTTGCCGAACTAGACAGCAGTCTGGTCGTTAAACTGATGTACACACAAGCCGACAATTTCACCGGAGAGGTGCTTTATGACAACTTGTCGGAAGCCTATCTGCATCCTGACGCGGCATATGCCCTTGTGAAAGCACAAAGGGCATTGAAAGAACTACACCCGTCTTACAGTCTCCTCATTTATGACGCCGCACGCCCGATGTCCATACAAAAGAAAATGTGGAATGTAGTGAAAGGAACATCTAAATACAAATACGTCTCCAACCCGAACCGTGGCGGAGGACTCCACAATTACGGACTGGCAGTAGACATCAGTATCCAGGATTCTTTGGGACAACCATTACCAATGGGGACAAAAGTAGACCATCTAGGTGTAGAAGCGCATATCACCCAAGAAAACGAACTGGTACGTAACGGAAAAATGAGCGAGGCAGAGCGGCAAAACCGGATACTGTTACGAAAAGTAATGAAAGAAGCCGGATTCCGTGCATTGCCCAGCGAATGGTGGCACTTCAACTTTTGCAGCCGTGATGTAGCCAGGCAGAAATACAAGGTAATACCATAA
- a CDS encoding THUMP-like domain-containing protein, translating to MQISPETQLFIRKHQSDDIRTLALQAKKYPNIDMPTAITQIAGRQVAAEKIPSWKEIEDIWYPKHLSLEQCSSEITARYKASLLQGESLTDLTAGFGIDCSFLASNFKSATYVERQEELCEIAAHNFPLLNLNHITVRNEDGVAYLKAMSPVDCIFLDPARRNEHGGKTVAISDCEPDVAELEELLLSKANRIMVKLSPMLDLSLALKELKHTQEVHILSVNNECKELLLLLGQEAPTEQAPPEEIPIHCVNLFTKRTQEEQHFVFTREQEQRNECTYTDTLGNYLYEPNTSLLKAGAFRSIAAAYPVKKLHPNSHLYTSDTLITDFPGRVFRIVSQCSFNKKEIKENLSDLKKANLTVRNFPATVAELRKRINLTEGGDTYLFASTLNNGQKILIRCEKT from the coding sequence ATGCAAATCTCTCCCGAAACTCAACTATTCATTCGTAAACACCAGTCGGACGATATACGCACCTTAGCCTTACAAGCTAAAAAGTATCCGAATATAGACATGCCGACTGCCATCACCCAAATAGCCGGACGACAGGTTGCCGCCGAGAAAATCCCATCGTGGAAAGAGATAGAAGACATATGGTATCCGAAGCATTTGTCACTGGAACAATGCTCTTCGGAAATCACCGCCCGCTACAAGGCAAGCCTCCTGCAAGGTGAATCTTTGACCGACCTTACCGCAGGCTTCGGGATAGACTGCTCTTTCCTTGCTAGCAATTTTAAATCAGCCACCTATGTAGAACGTCAGGAAGAACTTTGCGAAATAGCAGCACACAACTTTCCCTTACTCAACCTGAATCACATTACCGTCAGGAATGAAGATGGCGTAGCCTATCTGAAAGCAATGTCTCCCGTAGACTGCATCTTTCTCGACCCTGCCCGCCGCAACGAGCATGGCGGCAAAACCGTAGCCATCTCCGACTGCGAACCGGATGTAGCCGAACTGGAGGAACTTTTACTAAGCAAAGCCAACCGGATAATGGTAAAACTCTCCCCCATGCTCGACCTTTCATTGGCATTGAAAGAATTGAAGCATACACAAGAAGTCCATATCCTGTCCGTCAATAACGAATGCAAAGAACTGCTGTTACTACTCGGACAAGAAGCACCGACAGAACAAGCCCCACCGGAAGAAATTCCTATTCACTGTGTAAACCTCTTCACAAAAAGAACACAAGAAGAGCAACACTTCGTTTTCACCCGCGAGCAGGAACAACGCAACGAATGTACGTACACCGACACACTGGGAAATTACCTGTATGAACCGAATACATCTCTCCTGAAAGCCGGCGCTTTCCGCAGTATTGCCGCAGCCTATCCCGTAAAGAAGCTGCACCCCAACAGCCATCTCTATACTTCCGACACCTTGATTACAGATTTTCCCGGAAGAGTGTTCCGTATCGTCAGCCAGTGCAGTTTCAACAAGAAAGAAATAAAAGAAAACCTATCCGACCTTAAAAAAGCCAATCTCACTGTACGCAACTTTCCCGCGACAGTAGCCGAACTCCGCAAACGAATCAACCTGACAGAAGGAGGAGATACCTACCTATTTGCCAGTACGTTAAATAATGGACAAAAAATTCTGATTCGTTGTGAAAAAACATAA
- a CDS encoding mechanosensitive ion channel family protein has product MKIVKIKWSLLVLFLFFRAIGAQAQLEQAVKKIFAGDTIAGRHVPLKRDSDSIYLVNMQKSLEEARLNEANMRMEMEQMKLQMATVDSVKYAQQRQRIDSLRQFTKGMPVVVDGDTLFYLFTKRGGYTPQQRAQMTGAAIEEIGRRFNLKPDSVAIDHSDIISDLMYGSKVLLSLTDQDALWEGVSRDSLAKERQQNVITKLHEMKAEHGLWRMVKRVLYFVLVIVGQYFLFRLTNWLFRKLKARILRLKDTKIKPVSIQGYELLDAQKQANLLVFLSSIGRYILMGLQLLFTVPLIFIIFPQTEGLAYQLLGYIWNPIRAIFVGIIDYIPKLFTIIVIWYAVRYLVRLVLYLAREVEAGRLKINGFYPDWAMPTFHIARFLLYAFMIAMIYPYLPGSDSGVFQGISVFVGLIVSLGSSTVIGNIIAGLVITYMRPFKMGDRIKLNDTTGDIIEKTPLVTRIRTPKNEIVTVPNSFIMSSHTVNYSTSAREYGLIIHSEVSIGYDIPWRQVNQILIDAALNTPGVVDDPRPFVLETSLSDWYPVYQINAYIREADKMAQIYSDLHQNIQDKFNEAGIEIMSPHYMAVRDGNETTIPKDDWINGSPTNKAGQGGTAE; this is encoded by the coding sequence ATGAAAATAGTTAAAATAAAATGGTCGTTACTGGTGTTGTTCCTTTTTTTTCGGGCAATCGGGGCACAAGCACAGTTGGAGCAGGCGGTAAAGAAGATATTTGCCGGAGATACAATAGCGGGCAGACATGTTCCTTTGAAACGCGATTCGGACTCCATCTATCTAGTAAACATGCAGAAATCATTGGAGGAAGCTCGGCTTAATGAGGCGAATATGAGGATGGAAATGGAGCAGATGAAGCTTCAGATGGCTACTGTCGACTCTGTAAAGTATGCACAGCAGCGTCAGCGTATCGACTCTCTGCGGCAATTCACTAAGGGCATGCCGGTAGTGGTAGACGGTGATACCTTATTTTACCTTTTCACCAAACGTGGCGGATATACTCCCCAGCAGCGTGCACAGATGACCGGTGCAGCGATCGAAGAGATAGGAAGACGTTTTAATTTGAAACCTGATTCTGTTGCTATTGACCATTCGGACATTATTTCCGATTTGATGTACGGCAGCAAAGTACTGCTTTCTCTTACCGATCAGGATGCCTTGTGGGAAGGAGTTTCCCGTGATTCGCTGGCTAAGGAAAGACAACAGAATGTCATTACCAAACTGCATGAGATGAAGGCGGAGCACGGACTTTGGCGAATGGTAAAGCGTGTGCTCTATTTTGTGTTGGTAATTGTAGGACAGTATTTCCTGTTCCGTTTGACTAACTGGTTGTTCCGTAAACTGAAAGCGCGTATTCTGCGCCTGAAAGACACGAAGATAAAACCGGTATCCATCCAGGGATATGAATTGCTAGATGCACAAAAACAGGCGAATTTATTAGTATTCCTGTCCAGTATCGGGCGATATATTCTGATGGGATTGCAGCTACTGTTTACCGTACCGTTGATTTTCATCATCTTCCCACAGACAGAAGGGTTGGCATATCAATTGTTAGGATATATATGGAATCCGATTCGCGCTATTTTTGTGGGTATCATTGACTATATTCCTAAGTTGTTTACCATTATCGTTATCTGGTATGCTGTGAGGTATCTGGTACGTCTCGTTTTGTATCTGGCACGTGAAGTGGAAGCCGGACGGCTCAAAATCAATGGCTTCTATCCGGACTGGGCGATGCCGACTTTTCATATTGCCCGTTTCCTGCTCTATGCATTTATGATTGCGATGATTTATCCTTATCTTCCGGGCTCCGATTCCGGTGTGTTCCAGGGTATTTCGGTATTTGTCGGATTGATCGTTTCGCTTGGTTCAAGTACGGTTATCGGTAATATTATTGCCGGACTGGTGATTACTTATATGCGTCCGTTCAAGATGGGCGACCGGATCAAATTGAATGATACTACCGGAGATATTATCGAAAAGACTCCTCTTGTTACCCGTATCCGAACTCCCAAAAATGAGATTGTGACTGTTCCAAATTCATTTATCATGTCGTCTCATACGGTAAACTACAGTACTTCAGCACGTGAATATGGATTGATTATTCACTCGGAAGTGTCTATCGGTTATGATATTCCCTGGCGGCAGGTTAATCAGATATTGATTGACGCTGCGTTGAACACTCCCGGAGTGGTGGACGACCCGCGCCCGTTCGTACTGGAAACGTCTTTGAGCGACTGGTATCCGGTCTATCAAATTAATGCATATATCAGGGAGGCAGATAAAATGGCACAAATTTATTCGGATTTACATCAGAATATTCAGGATAAATTTAATGAGGCCGGTATTGAAATTATGTCACCACATTATATGGCAGTTCGGGATGGAAATGAAACGACCATTCCTAAAGATGATTGGATAAACGGTAGTCCAACGAATAAGGCAGGGCAAGGTGGCACTGCCGAATAA